From Kineosporia succinea, the proteins below share one genomic window:
- a CDS encoding YihY/virulence factor BrkB family protein yields the protein MRRRAWSAVHQAVTGTRTLLTGTDTALLSSGAALYGMLAAVPTLLVAVALAGVLFGHDLIADLGASLAAAIPDEQGADRWVDGLFGAGLSLSPPAVLFAVFMASAYGRGLSKALARLVPAEHRSDPPPSFQARLLTLPLLGLAPLMLLALLVITPTVENLETENGLAGVLLASYLGLNLVWVILWAPLAWMFRVVAPGRPRWRSAGISAVVTAAFISGFLQGFTLFLALPVDLGRPFGGLTIVGVTTALLLWLWVLHAVICVGYALTWSIDRMLDDAAD from the coding sequence GTGCGTCGCAGAGCCTGGTCAGCCGTCCACCAGGCCGTCACCGGCACCCGCACCCTCCTCACCGGCACCGACACCGCCCTCCTGTCGTCCGGCGCGGCGCTCTACGGCATGCTCGCCGCCGTCCCCACCCTGCTCGTCGCCGTCGCCCTGGCCGGTGTGCTCTTCGGTCACGACCTGATCGCCGACCTGGGCGCCAGCCTGGCCGCCGCCATCCCCGACGAGCAGGGCGCCGACCGCTGGGTCGACGGGCTGTTCGGCGCCGGGCTCTCACTGTCCCCGCCGGCCGTGCTGTTCGCCGTGTTCATGGCCTCGGCCTACGGGCGGGGCCTGAGCAAGGCCCTGGCCCGGCTGGTCCCGGCCGAGCACCGTTCCGACCCGCCGCCGTCGTTCCAGGCCCGGCTGCTCACGCTGCCCCTGCTCGGCCTGGCCCCGCTGATGCTGCTGGCCCTGCTCGTCATCACGCCGACCGTGGAGAACCTGGAGACCGAGAACGGCCTGGCCGGCGTGCTTCTCGCCTCCTACCTGGGCCTCAACCTGGTGTGGGTGATTCTCTGGGCGCCGCTGGCCTGGATGTTCCGGGTGGTCGCGCCGGGCCGGCCGCGGTGGCGCTCGGCCGGGATCTCGGCGGTGGTCACGGCCGCGTTCATCTCCGGCTTCCTGCAGGGCTTCACGTTGTTCCTGGCCCTGCCCGTCGACCTCGGGCGGCCGTTCGGCGGGCTGACGATCGTCGGCGTCACCACCGCGCTGCTGCTGTGGCTGTGGGTGCTGCACGCCGTGATCTGCGTGGGCTATGCACTGACCTGGTCGATCGACAGGATGCTGGACGACGCAGCCGACTGA
- a CDS encoding alpha/beta hydrolase — MPPQTPGPMPAFDPEIQAVWDEIGAPPATIQEARDQAVPVPPELLTADGLFTVEDRALPDLGISLLIIRPVRAQAPTGALYWIHGGGMFAGDNRSGVVGEALVAAREFNLAVVSVEYRLAPEHPHPAPVEDCYAGLVWTAGHAAELNIDAGRIICAGGSAGGGLAAAVTLLARDRGGPALLGQMLLCPMLDDRNDTVSARQVTDTGTWTRSSNETGWTALLGSGEADPYAAPARATDLSGLPPAYIDVGSSEVFRDEDVAYASAIWAAGGAAELHVWSGGFHGYAVLAPGTRVARDTVAARHAWLRRVLEPGGGS, encoded by the coding sequence ATGCCCCCGCAGACGCCCGGCCCGATGCCCGCGTTCGACCCCGAGATCCAGGCCGTCTGGGACGAGATCGGCGCACCCCCGGCCACCATCCAGGAGGCACGCGACCAGGCGGTGCCCGTACCTCCCGAACTTCTCACCGCCGACGGTCTTTTCACCGTCGAAGACCGTGCGCTGCCCGATCTCGGCATCAGCCTGCTCATCATCCGCCCGGTCCGGGCGCAGGCCCCCACCGGCGCCCTGTACTGGATCCACGGCGGCGGGATGTTCGCCGGTGACAACCGTTCCGGCGTGGTCGGGGAGGCCCTGGTCGCGGCCCGGGAGTTCAACCTGGCCGTGGTCTCGGTGGAGTACCGGCTGGCCCCCGAGCACCCGCACCCCGCGCCGGTCGAGGACTGCTACGCCGGGCTGGTCTGGACCGCCGGGCACGCCGCCGAGCTGAACATCGACGCCGGCCGCATCATCTGCGCCGGGGGCAGCGCGGGCGGAGGCCTCGCCGCGGCCGTCACCCTGCTCGCCCGGGACCGCGGCGGCCCGGCCCTGCTCGGCCAGATGCTGCTGTGCCCGATGCTCGACGACCGCAACGACACCGTCTCGGCGCGGCAGGTCACCGACACCGGCACCTGGACGCGCAGCAGCAACGAGACCGGCTGGACGGCCCTGCTCGGCTCCGGGGAGGCCGACCCGTACGCCGCCCCGGCCCGGGCCACCGACCTGTCCGGGCTGCCGCCCGCCTACATCGACGTCGGCTCGTCGGAGGTGTTCCGCGACGAGGACGTGGCCTACGCCTCGGCCATCTGGGCGGCCGGTGGGGCAGCCGAGTTGCACGTCTGGTCCGGAGGTTTCCACGGCTACGCGGTGCTGGCACCCGGCACCCGCGTGGCCCGCGACACGGTGGCCGCGCGTCACGCCTGGTTGCGGCGGGTTCTCGAGCCCGGCGGCGGTTCGTGA
- a CDS encoding sensor histidine kinase yields MAGLRRTAATWWRAVRGASRGRVVYECALMLFAALTNLSGVVFVNYTEVGSTELLLSLGTAAAALVLVPLRLVRPVTALVLGSVVSIPAGGTSLLISILSASTGYRAKKPLAIVFGYSVALACAICGVMAQTDPADFGPMGAPLFGLTLFAFMCVLPGAIAAMIAQRRLLVMTMHQRNIELHAERLLVAGQAQARERNRIAAELHDSLGHRLTLISMYAGGLSQNPTQNPTQNPAAAGARTPTTTSTVGIHEEDPRTRAVGLLRDTSSQAMTELRQILKVLHQDEPAAGGGRKLDEVEQTVEAARQTGTLIELVRVGQPRPLSLLAEHAGYRVVQEGITNALKHAGGAPVRVEVRYDDEALFIEVRNRAGRPHPGPSSGQGLHGLTERVRLAGGVLSQGPTDDGFRLGAMLPYEADVPAPGPAPASDFPPDLIRRSSRRQRIGFTAVVLALLVTLGSCVGWAATLPGTIPIEASVYQAVRVGDDRDRLRHLLPEEEVASTRTDEQGRTCETFLGDVTEQPDFEEYEITYEFCYSGDKLVSKQKVRTEGTP; encoded by the coding sequence ATGGCAGGCCTGCGACGCACAGCGGCGACCTGGTGGCGGGCGGTTCGGGGGGCGAGCCGCGGCCGGGTCGTCTACGAGTGCGCCCTGATGCTGTTCGCCGCGCTGACGAATCTCAGCGGCGTCGTGTTCGTCAACTACACCGAGGTCGGCTCCACCGAGCTCCTGCTCTCCCTGGGCACGGCCGCCGCCGCGCTCGTGCTGGTGCCGCTGCGCCTGGTCCGGCCGGTCACCGCTCTGGTGCTGGGCTCGGTGGTCAGCATCCCGGCCGGGGGCACGTCGCTGCTGATCTCCATCCTCAGCGCCAGCACCGGCTACCGCGCCAAGAAGCCACTGGCCATCGTCTTCGGCTACTCGGTGGCGCTGGCCTGCGCGATCTGCGGGGTGATGGCGCAGACCGACCCGGCCGATTTCGGGCCGATGGGCGCGCCCCTGTTCGGCCTGACGCTGTTCGCCTTCATGTGCGTGCTGCCCGGGGCGATCGCCGCGATGATCGCGCAGCGCCGCCTGCTCGTCATGACCATGCACCAGCGCAACATCGAGCTGCACGCCGAGCGCCTCCTGGTGGCCGGCCAGGCCCAGGCCCGCGAGCGCAACCGGATCGCCGCCGAGCTGCACGACTCGCTGGGCCACCGGCTCACGCTGATCTCGATGTACGCGGGCGGTCTTTCACAGAACCCGACACAGAACCCGACACAGAACCCCGCGGCCGCCGGGGCACGCACCCCGACCACCACGTCCACCGTCGGCATCCACGAAGAAGACCCGCGCACGCGCGCCGTGGGCCTGCTGCGCGACACCTCGTCGCAGGCCATGACCGAGCTGCGGCAGATCCTGAAGGTGCTGCACCAGGACGAGCCCGCGGCCGGTGGTGGCCGCAAGCTCGACGAGGTCGAGCAGACCGTGGAGGCCGCCCGGCAGACCGGCACCCTGATCGAGCTGGTGCGGGTGGGGCAGCCGCGCCCGCTCTCGCTGCTGGCCGAGCACGCGGGCTACCGCGTCGTTCAGGAAGGCATCACCAACGCGCTGAAACACGCCGGTGGGGCGCCGGTGCGGGTCGAGGTCCGCTACGACGACGAGGCCCTGTTCATCGAGGTCCGTAACCGCGCCGGGCGTCCGCACCCGGGCCCGAGCAGCGGGCAGGGGCTGCACGGGCTCACCGAACGCGTGCGGCTGGCGGGTGGCGTGCTGTCGCAGGGGCCGACGGACGACGGGTTCCGTCTGGGGGCGATGTTGCCGTACGAGGCGGACGTCCCCGCTCCGGGCCCGGCCCCGGCCAGCGACTTCCCGCCCGACCTGATCAGGCGCAGCAGCCGCCGCCAGCGCATCGGGTTCACCGCGGTGGTGCTGGCCCTGCTGGTCACGCTGGGCTCGTGCGTGGGCTGGGCCGCCACGCTGCCGGGCACGATCCCGATCGAGGCGTCGGTGTACCAGGCCGTTCGGGTCGGCGACGACCGCGACCGGCTGCGGCACCTGCTGCCCGAGGAGGAGGTGGCCTCGACCCGTACCGACGAGCAGGGCCGGACCTGCGAGACCTTCCTCGGCGACGTCACCGAGCAACCCGACTTCGAAGAGTACGAAATCACTTACGAGTTCTGCTATTCCGGCGACAAGCTGGTCTCCAAGCAGAAGGTACGCACGGAGGGAACCCCATGA
- a CDS encoding response regulator translates to MTDAPVRVLIADDDALVRGGIRFVLSMVEGIDVRWEAGDGAEAVVLALEHRPDVVLMDVQMPGTDGLTALLKLRAAWPEAVVIILTTFGESDYITRALAGGAAGFLLKDAAADDLARAIRAAANGDAFLSPAVTRQLLDGMSAPSGAPVVPEASRAPGIEVPEFAAKGLAELSAREREVLVLVAQGLSNAAISTQLWISEATVKTHVSRVLTKLGCENRVQAALIAHRLGLMQS, encoded by the coding sequence ATGACGGACGCGCCGGTCCGGGTCTTGATCGCGGACGACGACGCCTTGGTGCGCGGAGGCATTCGCTTCGTGCTCTCGATGGTCGAAGGGATCGACGTGCGCTGGGAGGCCGGCGACGGGGCCGAGGCCGTCGTCCTGGCTCTGGAGCACCGCCCCGACGTCGTGCTCATGGACGTGCAGATGCCCGGCACCGACGGGCTCACCGCGCTGCTGAAACTGCGGGCGGCCTGGCCGGAGGCGGTGGTCATCATCCTGACCACGTTCGGCGAGAGTGACTACATCACGCGGGCTCTGGCCGGCGGGGCGGCCGGGTTCCTGCTGAAAGACGCGGCGGCCGACGACCTGGCCCGGGCGATCCGGGCGGCCGCGAACGGTGACGCGTTCCTGTCCCCCGCGGTCACCCGTCAGCTGCTCGACGGCATGTCGGCGCCCTCCGGTGCCCCGGTGGTACCGGAGGCCTCGCGGGCGCCGGGCATCGAGGTGCCCGAGTTCGCCGCGAAGGGCCTGGCCGAGCTGAGTGCCCGCGAGCGCGAGGTGCTGGTGCTGGTGGCGCAGGGCCTGTCGAACGCCGCGATCAGCACGCAGCTGTGGATCAGCGAGGCGACGGTGAAGACGCACGTGAGCCGGGTGCTGACGAAGCTGGGCTGCGAGAACCGGGTGCAGGCGGCGCTGATCGCGCACCGCCTGGGGCTCATGCAGTCCTGA
- a CDS encoding Clp protease N-terminal domain-containing protein, producing the protein MDTTVRPPFPCSDEFTIVWGRAFFHADEVIGTHHLLRGMSHVDGISDALDAYDVTDGVLRELVGAEAPETGSVNRLMAVGATGTMTFSSAAAAALDRAQAGSSVTGGAEREPLDVLLAILGDSQSRAVGVLADCGVDVAELREALREGRVPARTERLHPDLHRTRDALIGRARYEPQGRGVMGRIRRFLMRLSSDNLAADPVFWVRLEADELAREQGRRMSSDDVLLALLTTHQVARAYPHMARQAQPRYGGGQALLDAGLDHEKVREAMAVTELGRDAVPLPSSYGDWPQGTRSVLERLVCVENNRSGRLLSALGVSPTELLRTA; encoded by the coding sequence ATGGACACGACAGTGCGGCCACCGTTCCCCTGCAGCGACGAGTTCACCATCGTGTGGGGCCGGGCGTTCTTCCACGCCGACGAGGTGATCGGCACCCACCACCTGCTGCGGGGCATGTCGCACGTCGACGGGATCAGTGACGCGCTGGACGCCTACGACGTCACCGACGGGGTACTGCGGGAGCTGGTCGGGGCCGAGGCTCCGGAGACCGGCTCGGTGAACCGGCTGATGGCCGTGGGCGCGACCGGGACGATGACGTTCTCCAGCGCCGCGGCCGCCGCGCTCGACCGGGCCCAGGCCGGCTCCTCGGTCACCGGCGGTGCCGAGCGCGAGCCCCTCGACGTGCTGCTGGCGATCCTCGGCGACTCGCAGAGCCGGGCCGTGGGCGTGCTCGCCGACTGCGGGGTCGACGTCGCCGAACTGCGCGAGGCCCTGCGTGAGGGCCGGGTGCCGGCCCGCACCGAGCGCCTGCACCCCGACCTGCACCGCACCCGCGACGCGCTGATCGGCCGGGCGCGCTACGAACCCCAGGGCCGCGGTGTGATGGGCCGCATCCGCAGGTTCCTGATGCGGCTGTCGTCCGACAACCTGGCCGCCGACCCGGTGTTCTGGGTGCGGCTGGAGGCCGACGAGCTGGCCCGCGAGCAGGGCCGCCGGATGAGCTCGGACGACGTGCTGCTCGCCCTCCTGACCACCCACCAGGTCGCCCGCGCCTACCCGCACATGGCCCGGCAGGCCCAGCCCCGCTACGGCGGCGGGCAGGCCCTGCTCGACGCCGGGCTCGACCACGAGAAGGTGCGCGAGGCGATGGCCGTCACCGAGCTGGGCCGCGACGCGGTGCCGCTGCCCAGCTCGTACGGCGACTGGCCGCAGGGCACCCGGTCGGTGCTCGAGCGCCTGGTCTGCGTCGAGAACAACCGCAGCGGAAGGCTTCTGAGCGCCCTGGGGGTGAGCCCGACGGAGCTGCTCAGGACTGCATGA
- a CDS encoding TerC/Alx family metal homeostasis membrane protein — MDVHLYTWAITAAVLVVVLGLDVLVIGRDVHEPSMREAGTAVTVFVVLAVVFGLGVLATSGSRYAGEFFAGWLTEYSLSVDNLFIFLILMAKLRVPRELQQYALTVGIILALVFRGVFIAAGAAAISRFSWVFFIFGAFLIYTAAKLVADYRDHGDDDEVTENALMRFVSRRFPSTGTFEGRALTVVRDGRRLITPMLFVVVALGSTDLLFALDSIPAIYGLTQEPYLVFTANVFALMGLRQLYFLIGGLLQRLVYLSLGLSFILAFIGVKLVLHALHEYDRAGWAPFDGEIPIWLSLAVIIGTLVVTTVASLTAGSRKR, encoded by the coding sequence GTGGACGTGCATCTGTACACCTGGGCGATCACGGCCGCCGTGCTGGTCGTCGTCCTCGGCCTGGACGTGCTCGTCATCGGCCGCGACGTGCACGAGCCGTCGATGCGGGAGGCCGGCACCGCCGTCACCGTGTTCGTGGTGCTGGCCGTGGTGTTCGGCCTCGGGGTGCTGGCCACGAGCGGCAGCCGCTACGCGGGCGAGTTCTTCGCGGGCTGGCTGACCGAGTACAGCCTGTCGGTCGACAACCTCTTCATCTTCCTGATCCTGATGGCGAAGCTGCGGGTGCCGCGGGAGCTGCAGCAGTACGCGCTGACCGTCGGGATCATCCTGGCGCTGGTCTTCCGGGGGGTGTTCATCGCCGCCGGGGCGGCCGCGATCAGCCGGTTCTCGTGGGTGTTCTTCATCTTCGGGGCGTTCCTGATCTACACCGCGGCGAAGCTCGTGGCCGACTACCGCGACCACGGTGACGACGACGAGGTCACCGAGAACGCCCTCATGCGCTTCGTGAGCCGGCGCTTCCCGAGCACCGGCACCTTCGAGGGCCGGGCGCTGACCGTGGTGCGCGACGGGCGTCGGCTGATCACCCCGATGCTGTTCGTCGTCGTCGCGCTGGGCAGCACCGACCTGCTCTTCGCCCTCGACTCGATCCCCGCGATCTACGGGCTCACCCAGGAGCCCTACCTGGTGTTCACGGCCAACGTGTTCGCGCTGATGGGGCTGCGGCAGCTCTACTTCCTGATCGGCGGGCTGCTGCAGCGCCTCGTCTACCTGTCGCTGGGACTGTCGTTCATCCTGGCCTTCATCGGGGTGAAGCTGGTGCTGCACGCCCTGCACGAGTACGACCGGGCCGGCTGGGCTCCCTTCGACGGGGAGATCCCGATCTGGCTGTCGCTGGCCGTCATCATCGGCACCCTGGTCGTGACGACGGTGGCGAGTCTGACGGCCGGCTCCCGCAAGCGCTAG
- a CDS encoding tetratricopeptide repeat protein, translating into MRNALTTERHDQVLGTGLNVLIFLMDSSPACGQFRPELDEFVRRRPEVAVWTVDAMGQRELATRHDLKALPSIVVYRDGLPCRRFAGVMPAGQLSEAVDEVAAADMGEELQEWMLWMAETGEAGSPYIEGPAGEARPDSAVELPEASPFADLRSATRSLGSPLTAARPLTEAGAMMTGEPLMTAAMSPLIPTVPAMPMVAAVPAMPAMSTEPGRTAEFTSGPDRESLMNSAMTAWYAGDAATAIRDFSSLLEMDPASDHLLNSRGQVLADNGGGATAVKDLDAAIAGTLDEFSVAYARSARALALAQVGRHDEADHDMAEALAVTPNSAWAHFRKARILLLRGDVAGMDSELRRAMETAEPPLTQHQRAMAEALLRLSV; encoded by the coding sequence ATGAGGAATGCACTGACGACCGAACGGCACGACCAGGTGCTGGGCACCGGGCTGAACGTCCTGATCTTTCTCATGGACTCCAGTCCGGCGTGCGGCCAGTTCCGGCCCGAGCTCGACGAGTTCGTGCGCCGCCGGCCCGAGGTCGCGGTGTGGACCGTCGACGCGATGGGCCAGCGCGAACTCGCCACCCGGCACGACCTGAAGGCCCTGCCCAGCATCGTGGTCTATCGCGACGGCCTGCCCTGCCGCCGGTTCGCCGGCGTGATGCCGGCCGGCCAGCTGTCCGAGGCCGTCGACGAGGTGGCCGCCGCCGACATGGGCGAGGAGCTCCAGGAATGGATGCTCTGGATGGCGGAGACCGGTGAGGCGGGGTCGCCCTACATCGAGGGGCCTGCCGGTGAGGCGCGTCCGGACTCCGCCGTCGAGTTGCCGGAGGCCTCGCCGTTCGCCGATCTCCGCAGCGCGACGCGGTCGCTCGGCAGCCCGCTCACCGCCGCGCGGCCGCTGACCGAGGCCGGGGCGATGATGACGGGCGAGCCGCTGATGACCGCCGCGATGTCGCCGTTGATCCCGACGGTGCCCGCGATGCCGATGGTGGCGGCGGTGCCCGCGATGCCCGCGATGTCGACGGAACCGGGGCGAACGGCCGAGTTCACGTCGGGCCCCGACCGTGAAAGCCTCATGAATTCAGCTATGACCGCCTGGTATGCCGGGGATGCGGCAACCGCCATTCGTGATTTCTCTAGTCTTCTCGAGATGGATCCGGCTTCGGACCACCTCCTGAACTCGCGGGGACAGGTACTGGCCGACAACGGAGGAGGCGCCACGGCCGTGAAAGACCTCGACGCAGCCATCGCGGGGACCCTCGACGAGTTCTCGGTGGCCTACGCCCGCTCGGCGCGCGCCCTGGCCCTGGCCCAGGTGGGCCGGCACGACGAGGCCGACCACGACATGGCCGAGGCCCTGGCCGTGACGCCGAACAGCGCGTGGGCGCACTTCCGCAAGGCCCGGATCCTGTTGCTGCGCGGAGATGTCGCGGGCATGGACTCAGAACTGCGGCGTGCGATGGAGACCGCCGAGCCACCGCTCACGCAGCACCAGCGGGCGATGGCCGAGGCGTTGCTGAGGCTCAGCGTCTAG
- a CDS encoding Atu4866 domain-containing protein yields the protein MSSATDLRVREATVLRVGATTSPIVGDVSVTDGRVTAVGGVHEGTPVVTIDGRGATVVPLVVGTLEGQRPARERFRDKEIAVGNGADFVVVRRPVGREEAVGAFIVRPVDLVALVLGGRRAVVPGLMAVDDTGRDAVTDAVTDAVTDVVLRPLPPGDPRLGIWIDRTGYLHQELDEHGRYDETRAGRRHAWQGSYRVWRDRVVYLDDTGFWAFGEFTGGDRPELHHAGYVMRLPK from the coding sequence ATGAGTTCTGCGACCGACCTGCGCGTGAGAGAGGCGACCGTCCTGAGGGTCGGTGCCACGACGTCCCCCATCGTGGGGGATGTGAGTGTGACCGACGGTCGCGTGACCGCGGTGGGCGGGGTGCACGAGGGGACGCCGGTGGTCACGATCGACGGACGGGGCGCCACGGTGGTGCCGCTGGTGGTGGGCACGCTGGAGGGGCAGCGGCCGGCCCGGGAGCGGTTCCGCGACAAGGAGATCGCGGTGGGCAACGGGGCGGACTTCGTGGTGGTGCGCCGGCCGGTCGGACGCGAGGAGGCGGTGGGGGCGTTCATCGTGCGGCCGGTGGATCTGGTGGCGCTGGTGCTCGGGGGGAGGCGGGCCGTGGTGCCGGGGCTGATGGCTGTCGACGACACCGGGAGGGACGCCGTGACGGACGCGGTGACGGACGCGGTGACGGACGTGGTGCTGCGGCCCCTGCCGCCCGGTGACCCGCGGCTGGGCATCTGGATCGACCGCACCGGATACCTGCACCAGGAACTCGACGAGCACGGCCGCTACGACGAGACCCGGGCCGGCCGGCGTCACGCCTGGCAGGGGAGTTACCGGGTCTGGCGCGACCGGGTGGTCTATCTCGACGACACCGGATTCTGGGCCTTCGGCGAGTTCACCGGGGGCGATCGGCCCGAGCTGCACCATGCCGGTTACGTCATGCGCCTGCCGAAGTAA
- a CDS encoding glycosyl hydrolase family 28-related protein, translated as MKRTRQRGPVIAAAALAAAGLLSAGVATVSATAAEDDTPGATTPSTVGSTETAPPLGVADRGADVPFQEIEAEDAATNGTLIGPDRTYGELPSEASGRRAVTLDAGQHVEFTLPAAANALVLRYSLPDSEAGTGRDESAEIQVEGSKVADLPLTSRYGWYYGTYPFTNTPGDGDAHHFYDESRTLLGETLPEGTKVRVVAGSEGTTVDLADFELVADAAAAPTGSLDVVNSYGADPTGRADATAAIQKAVNDAAAQGKAVWLPEGTFRVDDHLIVDDVTVAGAGPWRTVLTGEHVGVYGKYGPDGGPSENVNLRDFAIIGEVTARDDTSPDNAIGGAMSDSVVDNVWMQHTKVGAWMDGPMDNFTLKNSRILDTTADGVNFHQGVTNSSVRNTFVRNTGDDGLAMWAQTDDNQGNTFADNTVVAPVLANNIAIYGGEDISVTGNLVADTVVNGGGIHVGNRYPGVSGVTAVQGTFDISGNTLLRAGNLDSNWKFGVGALWLDGLNEGIDATINVSGTQILDSSYSAIHFVEGSVTGVHLTDVTIDGTGTFALQLQAPGSATFTDVVARNVGTENPVYGCSSDFTLTDGGGNSGWTSEQPYCGAWPDPVH; from the coding sequence ATGAAACGCACCCGTCAACGCGGCCCGGTCATCGCGGCCGCCGCCCTCGCCGCCGCCGGCCTGCTCAGCGCCGGTGTGGCCACCGTGAGCGCGACGGCCGCCGAGGACGACACCCCCGGGGCGACCACCCCGTCCACCGTCGGGAGCACCGAAACCGCGCCGCCGCTGGGCGTTGCCGACCGGGGCGCCGACGTGCCGTTCCAGGAGATCGAGGCCGAGGACGCCGCCACGAACGGCACCCTGATCGGCCCCGACCGCACCTACGGCGAACTGCCGTCGGAGGCGTCGGGCCGCCGGGCCGTGACCCTCGACGCCGGCCAGCACGTCGAGTTCACGCTGCCTGCCGCCGCGAACGCCCTGGTGCTGCGCTACAGCCTGCCCGACAGCGAGGCCGGCACCGGGCGCGACGAGTCGGCCGAGATCCAGGTCGAGGGCTCGAAAGTCGCTGACCTGCCCCTGACTTCGCGCTACGGCTGGTACTACGGCACCTACCCGTTCACGAACACCCCGGGCGACGGCGACGCGCACCACTTCTACGACGAGTCACGCACCCTTCTCGGCGAGACGCTGCCCGAGGGCACGAAGGTCCGGGTCGTCGCCGGATCCGAGGGCACCACGGTCGATCTCGCCGACTTCGAGCTGGTCGCCGACGCCGCCGCGGCCCCCACCGGGTCGCTCGACGTGGTGAACAGCTACGGCGCCGACCCGACCGGCCGGGCCGATGCCACCGCGGCGATCCAGAAGGCCGTGAACGACGCGGCGGCGCAGGGCAAGGCGGTCTGGCTGCCGGAGGGCACGTTCCGCGTCGACGACCACCTGATCGTCGACGACGTGACCGTCGCCGGCGCGGGCCCCTGGCGCACCGTGCTCACCGGTGAGCACGTCGGTGTCTACGGAAAGTACGGGCCCGACGGTGGCCCCAGCGAGAACGTGAATTTGAGGGACTTCGCGATCATCGGCGAGGTCACCGCCCGCGACGACACCTCCCCCGACAACGCGATCGGCGGTGCGATGAGCGACTCCGTCGTCGACAACGTCTGGATGCAGCACACCAAGGTCGGCGCCTGGATGGACGGCCCGATGGACAACTTCACCCTGAAGAACAGCCGCATCCTCGACACCACGGCCGACGGCGTGAACTTCCACCAGGGCGTCACCAACTCGAGCGTGCGCAACACCTTCGTGCGCAACACCGGCGACGACGGCCTGGCCATGTGGGCGCAGACCGACGACAACCAGGGCAACACCTTCGCCGACAACACCGTCGTGGCACCGGTTCTCGCGAACAACATCGCGATCTACGGCGGTGAGGACATCTCCGTCACCGGCAACCTGGTGGCCGACACCGTGGTCAACGGCGGCGGCATCCACGTGGGCAACCGCTACCCGGGCGTCTCGGGCGTCACCGCGGTGCAGGGCACGTTCGACATCAGCGGCAACACCCTGCTGCGCGCCGGAAACCTGGACAGCAACTGGAAGTTCGGCGTGGGCGCGCTCTGGCTCGACGGGCTGAACGAGGGCATCGACGCCACGATCAACGTGTCCGGCACGCAGATCCTCGACAGTTCCTACTCCGCGATCCATTTCGTCGAGGGCAGCGTGACCGGGGTGCACCTCACCGACGTCACGATCGACGGCACCGGCACGTTCGCCCTGCAGCTGCAGGCGCCGGGATCGGCCACCTTCACCGACGTCGTGGCGAGGAACGTCGGCACCGAGAACCCGGTCTACGGTTGCTCGAGCGACTTCACGCTCACGGACGGCGGCGGCAACTCGGGCTGGACCTCCGAGCAGCCCTACTGCGGAGCGTGGCCCGACCCGGTGCACTGA